The Pseudonocardia broussonetiae DNA segment CGGCCACGGTGTCGACGAGCGTGATCCGCCAGTCGGCCACGCGGCTGTCCACGACCTCCACGGCCGGCAGGGCACCCTCGATCGCCGCGAGCGCGCGGGCGGTGGTGACGCCCGGCCCGGCGAGGTCCTCGGCCATGACGAACGCCAGCTCGGCCTCCACGCGCGGCTGCACGAGCCGGCCGAGGTCGATGAGGTCGCCGTCCTCCACGACCATCTCGTCGGTCAGCACGCCGAAGTCGGGCTCGTCGACCCCGAGCATCCGCTGCATCGGGAGGGAGGTCAGACCGACCTTCCGTCCGATCACGCGCTGCCCCGCGGCGACGCGCCGCTCGATGTTGAGCGTCTGCACGGCGTAGGCGTCGGAGACGACCAGGTCGGGGTGCCGCTCGGTCAGGGGCGGCACCGGCTTCGCGGCACGGTCGGCCTCCCACAGCTCGTCGGCGAGTTCTCGGTGGAGCGCGGATGGGTGCACCGGTCCACGGTGTCCGCCCGACCGCGAC contains these protein-coding regions:
- a CDS encoding 2-keto-4-pentenoate hydratase encodes the protein MHPSALHRELADELWEADRAAKPVPPLTERHPDLVVSDAYAVQTLNIERRVAAGQRVIGRKVGLTSLPMQRMLGVDEPDFGVLTDEMVVEDGDLIDLGRLVQPRVEAELAFVMAEDLAGPGVTTARALAAIEGALPAVEVVDSRVADWRITLVDTVADNASSGLIVLGGRMRPVRELDLRLLGVVVSRHGQVIDSGAGAAALGNPARCVAWLANTLGAFGEGLRAGDVVLPGAVHKMVPVAPGDVFRAEFAHLGAVTVRFSNGDQA